A section of the Etheostoma cragini isolate CJK2018 chromosome 12, CSU_Ecrag_1.0, whole genome shotgun sequence genome encodes:
- the LOC117953747 gene encoding 5'-AMP-activated protein kinase subunit gamma-2-like isoform X4, which translates to MLEKLELDDDAAEPESDIYMRFMKSHKCYDIVPTSSKLVVFDTALQVKKAFFALVANGVRAAPLWDTEKQSFVGMLTITDFIIILHRYYKSPMVQIYELEEHKLETWREVYLQATFKPLVNISPDASLFDAVYTLIKNKIHRLPVIDPVTGNALYILTHKRILKFLQLFMCEMPKPAFMKHTLGELGIGTYHDIAFIHPYTPIIKALNIFVERRVSALPVVDESGKVVDIYSKFDVINLAAEKTYNNLDITVTQALKHRSQYFEGVMKCHKMETMETIVDRIVKAEVHRLVVVDEHSSIEGIVSLSDILQALVLSPADACKEENLAG; encoded by the exons ATGCTGGAGAAACTTGAACTAGATGATGACG CTGCTGAACCTGAAAGTGATATTTACATGCGCTTCATGAAATCCCACAAGTGCTATGACATTGTCCCCACAAGCTCCAAGCTGGTGGTGTTCGACACAGCGCTCCAA GTTAAGAAAGCGTTCTTCGCCTTGGTAGCTAACGGTGTGCGAGCAGCTCCGCTATGGGATACAGAGAAGCAAAGCTTTGTGG GAATGCTGACAATCACAGATTTCATCATCATACTACACAGATACTATAAGTCACCAATG GTGCAAATATATGAATTAGAGGAACATAAGCTTGAGACGTGGAGAG AGGTTTACCTACAGGCAACATTTAAACCTCTGGTCAACATATCGCCTGATGCAAG CCTGTTTGATGCCGTGTACACcctcatcaaaaacaaaattcacCGCCTGCCTGTCATCGACCCCGTCACAGGGAATGCACTTTATATTCTCACACACAAGAGGATCCTCAAGTTCCTCCAGCTTTTT ATGTGTGAAATGCCAAAGCCAGCATTCATGAAGCACACTCTCGGGGAGCTGGGCATTGGTACGTACCACGACATCGCTTTCATCCACCCGTACACGCCCATCATCAAAGCACTCAACATTTTTGTGGAGAGACGAGTGTCTGCCCTCCCTGTGGTAGATGAGTCGG GAAAAGTTGTGGATATTTACTCCAAGTTTGATGTGATT AACTTGGCTGCTGAGAAGACCTACAACAACCTGGACATTACAGTGACGCAGGCTCTGAAACATCGCTCCCAGTACTTCGAAGGGGTCATGAAGTGCCATAAGATGGAAACCATGGAGACCATTGTGGACAGAATAGTCAAAGCAGAA GTGCATCGGTTAGTGGTGGTGGACGAGCACTCCAGCATCGAGGGCATCGTCTCCCTCTCAGACATCCTCCAGGCCCTGGTGCTAAGCCCTGCAG ATGCCTGTAAGGAAGAGAACCTGGCTGGGTGA